One genomic region from Cetobacterium sp. 8H encodes:
- a CDS encoding GspE/PulE family protein, with protein MEIKETEEDNLYQEQILKFINDLIFYSIKQGVSDIHFESREKDLRVRVRIDGILKEFQVFNKSFGIKLLSKIKILTELDIGEKRLPQDGRFKGRYKMEEIDFRVSFIPTIFGEKCVIRILINNISKLNLNTLGFNHENLEKIYKVIEKRSGLLLFCGPTGSGKTTTLYSIINYLNREGVNIVTIEDPIEYQILGINQIQCKSEIGLNFSTILRSVLRQDPDIILIGEIRDFETAEIALMASLTGHLVLTTLHTKDSISAIDRLIGFGIDKYNIASGISLVQSQRLVRKICKVCFGKNPNCKECNDGFKGREAIEEVILFNEDIRKILTDDNSSKNLKEYLKKNNFKTLLENGREKIKSKITTEKEIIKECSI; from the coding sequence TTGGAGATAAAAGAAACGGAAGAGGACAATCTATATCAAGAGCAAATCTTAAAATTTATAAATGATTTAATTTTTTATTCTATAAAACAAGGTGTTTCAGATATTCATTTTGAGTCTAGAGAAAAGGATTTAAGAGTTAGAGTTAGAATAGACGGAATTTTAAAAGAGTTTCAAGTTTTTAATAAATCTTTTGGTATAAAATTATTATCTAAAATTAAAATTTTAACCGAATTGGATATAGGTGAAAAAAGACTACCACAAGATGGAAGGTTTAAGGGAAGATATAAAATGGAAGAGATAGATTTTAGAGTATCCTTTATTCCCACTATTTTTGGAGAGAAATGTGTAATTAGAATTTTAATAAACAATATATCTAAGTTAAATTTAAATACTTTAGGATTTAATCATGAAAATCTAGAAAAAATTTATAAAGTGATAGAAAAGAGAAGTGGACTCCTATTATTTTGTGGTCCTACAGGAAGTGGAAAAACAACAACTCTTTATTCCATAATAAATTATTTAAATAGAGAAGGTGTAAATATTGTAACTATAGAAGACCCAATAGAGTATCAGATTTTAGGGATAAATCAGATTCAATGTAAATCTGAAATAGGCTTAAATTTCTCTACAATTTTAAGAAGTGTTTTGAGACAAGATCCTGATATAATTTTAATAGGAGAAATAAGGGACTTTGAAACTGCAGAGATAGCTTTAATGGCTTCATTGACTGGACATCTAGTTTTAACCACTCTCCACACAAAAGATTCAATCTCAGCAATAGACAGATTAATTGGCTTTGGAATTGATAAGTATAATATTGCTTCTGGAATTTCTTTAGTTCAAAGTCAAAGATTAGTAAGAAAGATTTGTAAAGTTTGTTTTGGTAAGAATCCAAATTGTAAAGAGTGTAACGATGGTTTTAAAGGCAGAGAAGCAATAGAAGAAGTTATATTATTCAATGAAGATATTAGAAAAATTTTGACAGACGACAACAGTAGTAAAAATTTAAAAGAGTATTTAAAAAAGAATAATTTTAAAACACTCTTAGAAAATGGAAGAGAAAAGATAAAAAGTAAAATAACAACAGAAAAAGAGATTATAAAAGAGTGTTCAATATGA
- a CDS encoding histidinol-phosphatase HisJ family protein produces MIISDYHIHSKFSGDSNENLENIVNKAKELGLKEIAITDHMDLDVISNNEGPNFILDLDTYIPVLQELKDKNKNELDIKIGMEFGIQKHLGIKAKELIEKYPFDFIISSVHSVDKLLVDQNTFWKDKTRDQAHEKYFFEILKSVESYDSFSVQGHLDFITRYGTIDKKGFIDYIKYSDVIDEILKRLISKNKGIEINTSGIRYMENRFYPSDNIIKRYFELGGEIITIGSDSHKASDIGKDFEKAYDFLQSIGVKYISSFENMEVSFKKIK; encoded by the coding sequence ATGATTATAAGTGATTATCATATACATAGTAAATTTTCAGGGGATAGTAATGAAAATTTAGAAAATATAGTTAATAAAGCAAAGGAATTGGGATTAAAAGAAATTGCAATAACGGATCATATGGATTTAGATGTAATTAGTAATAATGAAGGTCCAAATTTTATATTAGATCTAGATACTTATATCCCGGTTTTACAAGAACTAAAAGATAAAAATAAAAATGAATTAGACATAAAAATAGGAATGGAATTTGGAATTCAAAAACATTTAGGTATAAAAGCAAAGGAATTAATAGAAAAATATCCATTTGATTTTATAATATCGTCTGTTCACAGTGTTGATAAATTATTGGTAGATCAAAATACATTTTGGAAAGATAAAACAAGAGATCAAGCACATGAAAAATATTTTTTTGAAATATTAAAAAGTGTAGAGAGTTATGACAGCTTCAGTGTTCAGGGACATTTAGATTTTATTACAAGATATGGCACTATTGACAAAAAAGGTTTTATAGACTATATAAAGTATAGTGATGTTATAGATGAAATATTAAAAAGATTGATTTCTAAAAATAAAGGAATTGAAATTAATACCTCGGGTATTAGATATATGGAAAATAGATTCTACCCTTCAGATAATATTATTAAAAGATATTTTGAATTAGGAGGAGAGATTATAACAATAGGTTCAGATTCACACAAGGCTTCAGATATAGGAAAAGATTTTGAAAAGGCTTATGATTTTTTACAAAGTATAGGTGTTAAATATATATCCTCTTTTGAAAATATGGAAGTGTCTTTTAAAAAAATTAAATAG
- the mnmG gene encoding tRNA uridine-5-carboxymethylaminomethyl(34) synthesis enzyme MnmG, whose amino-acid sequence MSFKYDVIVVGGGHAGVEAALASARLNRKTLLFTLCLDNIGMMSCNPSIGGPGKSNLVAEIDVLGGEMGRHTDQYNLQLKHLNTSKGPAARITRGQADKFLYRTKMKSLLEKTENLEIMQDSVDEILVENGEIRGVKTALGIEYLSKTVVLATGTFLQGRIVIGDVKYPAGRMGENSAEKLSESLKANGIYLERYQTATPPRVDKRTVDFSVMKALYGEEHPRYFSIYTEKEKNNIVPTWLTHTSEKTLEVTKEMLKFSPIVSGIIETHGPRHCPSLDRKVLNFPDKYDHQIFLELESSESNELYVNGLTTAMPPFAQDAMLKTIKGLENAKIMRYGYAVEYDYAPASQLYPSLESKKIKGLYFGGQINGTSGYEEAATQGFIAGVNAARKTLHKDPVIFDRSEGYIGVLVDDIIHKKTPEPYRVLPSRSEYRLTLRFDNGFMRLLDKAEEIGIVSKDKIEFLKQCRENVYSEIEKIKETKVAMKDANDILEKKGATQRLTKGVQANELLKFKEVSYDDLAELLHIPEYPEFVKNQIETMIKYEIFIEREKEQIERFKKLEALSIPEDFNFDLVTGISNIARAGLNEVKPLSIGEASRISGVTGNDIALLLATLKK is encoded by the coding sequence GTAGTTGGTGGAGGACATGCCGGAGTAGAGGCGGCATTAGCTAGTGCTAGATTAAATAGAAAAACTTTACTTTTTACTTTGTGTTTAGATAATATTGGAATGATGTCTTGTAATCCTTCAATAGGTGGACCAGGTAAAAGTAATCTAGTAGCAGAAATAGATGTATTAGGTGGAGAAATGGGAAGACATACAGATCAGTACAATCTTCAGTTAAAACATTTAAATACTAGTAAGGGCCCTGCAGCAAGAATAACAAGAGGACAAGCAGATAAATTTTTATATAGAACTAAAATGAAATCTTTATTGGAAAAAACTGAAAATTTAGAAATAATGCAAGATAGTGTCGATGAAATTTTAGTTGAAAATGGAGAGATTAGAGGAGTAAAGACAGCTCTAGGAATTGAGTATTTATCAAAAACAGTAGTTTTGGCAACAGGAACTTTTTTACAGGGAAGAATAGTTATTGGAGATGTAAAATATCCAGCAGGAAGAATGGGAGAAAACTCTGCAGAAAAATTATCAGAGAGTTTAAAGGCCAATGGAATTTATTTAGAGAGATATCAAACAGCAACTCCTCCAAGAGTAGATAAAAGAACTGTTGATTTTTCAGTTATGAAAGCGTTATATGGAGAGGAGCATCCTAGATATTTTTCAATCTATACAGAGAAAGAAAAAAATAATATTGTTCCAACATGGCTAACACATACTTCTGAAAAGACATTAGAAGTTACAAAAGAGATGTTAAAATTTTCTCCGATAGTTTCTGGAATTATTGAAACACATGGTCCAAGACATTGTCCATCATTAGATAGAAAAGTTTTAAATTTCCCAGATAAATATGATCATCAAATATTCTTAGAATTAGAGTCTAGTGAATCAAATGAGTTATATGTAAATGGTTTAACAACAGCTATGCCTCCTTTTGCTCAAGATGCAATGTTAAAAACTATAAAAGGACTTGAAAATGCAAAAATAATGAGATATGGATATGCAGTAGAGTATGATTATGCTCCAGCATCTCAATTATATCCAAGTTTAGAGAGTAAAAAAATAAAAGGACTTTATTTTGGAGGACAGATAAACGGAACTTCTGGTTATGAAGAAGCGGCAACTCAAGGATTTATAGCAGGAGTGAATGCAGCTAGAAAGACTCTTCACAAAGATCCGGTTATATTTGATAGAAGTGAGGGTTATATTGGAGTTTTAGTTGATGATATCATACATAAAAAAACACCAGAACCTTATAGAGTTCTTCCATCAAGATCTGAATATAGACTGACTCTTAGATTTGATAATGGTTTTATGAGATTACTAGATAAAGCTGAAGAGATAGGAATTGTATCAAAAGATAAGATAGAATTTTTAAAACAATGTAGAGAGAATGTATATAGTGAAATTGAAAAAATAAAAGAAACAAAAGTAGCAATGAAAGATGCTAATGATATTCTTGAAAAAAAAGGAGCAACACAAAGATTAACAAAAGGTGTTCAAGCAAATGAACTATTAAAATTTAAAGAAGTTTCTTATGATGATTTAGCAGAACTTCTACATATACCTGAATATCCTGAATTTGTAAAAAATCAAATAGAAACAATGATAAAATATGAGATTTTTATAGAGAGAGAGAAAGAGCAGATAGAAAGATTTAAAAAACTTGAAGCTTTATCAATTCCTGAAGACTTCAATTTTGATTTAGTTACAGGAATCTCAAATATTGCAAGAGCTGGTTTAAATGAAGTAAAACCTTTATCAATAGGAGAAGCTTCTAGAATAAGTGGAGTGACAGGAAATGACATTGCACTATTATTAGCAACTCTAAAAAAATAA